A stretch of the Planktothricoides raciborskii GIHE-MW2 genome encodes the following:
- a CDS encoding S1 RNA-binding domain-containing protein: MNQESTRSQKGKPSFSAEDFAKALAEHDYAFSLGQVVSGRIGAYTNDGVYVDIGAKSPGFLPKREAAVAFVEDLEELLPLDEEREFLIIREQDAEGQVTLSIRQLELKQIWDKLANKQKENQSVDLYVTGVNKGGVTVDINGLRGFIPRSHLLEKNNPASLVGKNLTANILELDRDRNKLVFSQRHLAQSSRIGEIKVGQLLEGTVVSIKPFGVFVDVDGMTALLHINQVSKNYVKSLDDLFSLRQPIKAVVIDIDETKGRVSLSTKLLENHPGEIIENFNEVMDNAEARHNKISQTLPS, translated from the coding sequence ATGAATCAAGAATCGACCCGTTCTCAAAAGGGTAAGCCTTCCTTTTCCGCTGAAGATTTTGCCAAAGCCCTTGCAGAACACGACTATGCGTTTAGTCTCGGTCAGGTGGTGTCCGGTCGGATCGGTGCCTATACAAACGATGGTGTCTATGTAGACATTGGCGCCAAGTCCCCTGGGTTTCTGCCGAAGCGAGAAGCAGCGGTGGCATTCGTTGAGGATCTTGAGGAACTATTACCCCTCGATGAAGAACGGGAGTTTTTGATTATCCGCGAACAAGATGCGGAAGGTCAGGTGACTCTTTCGATTCGACAATTGGAACTTAAGCAAATCTGGGATAAGTTGGCGAACAAGCAAAAAGAAAATCAGTCCGTTGATTTGTATGTGACGGGTGTGAATAAAGGTGGGGTGACGGTTGATATCAATGGGTTGCGTGGGTTTATTCCCCGATCGCACTTGTTGGAAAAAAATAATCCCGCATCCCTGGTGGGTAAAAACTTGACGGCAAATATTTTAGAGTTAGATCGCGATCGCAATAAGCTGGTGTTTTCCCAACGGCACTTAGCCCAATCCAGTCGGATTGGTGAAATTAAGGTGGGCCAACTCCTGGAAGGAACCGTAGTCAGTATTAAACCCTTTGGCGTTTTTGTGGATGTGGATGGGATGACTGCTTTACTCCATATTAATCAAGTGAGTAAAAATTACGTGAAATCTCTGGATGATCTGTTTTCTTTGCGGCAACCCATTAAAGCGGTCGTGATTGATATTGATGAAACCAAAGGTCGCGTTTCTCTGTCAACCAAGTTATTAGAAAATCACCCCGGAGAAATCATAGAAAACTTTAATGAGGTGATGGATAACGCTGAAGCCCGTCATAATAAAATCAGTCAAACATTGCCCTCTTAA
- a CDS encoding M10 family metallopeptidase, with product MVQGVFTDPSVEFFPFEQEIFDRDFYLAANPDVAAAGFNDEQLLNHFLNNGIDEGRRFSLVFDFNFYRAANPDLAGLSNRDLLNHFKTSGISEGRLFSPFIDLDFYIQSYRKRNELTTAVPEDFNPIESANRQWLRLLVNQLQTAPAQPEEGEDFFRFSPYIDIQEIYLPTNPDLVNAGFNVKQALQHLQLFGLNEGRRFSIIFDPKYYVENNRELQSANFNSRTALEHFIRFGINENRRPSLLYDTQYYRDNNQDLKEQNLNNKELINHFRLIGLPDEQRQSSVYFAPRAIDALLQNQTVAENPDEALAANNILQPKQKWNTRVNGTLTYSFVTQASAGLYTGVESGVGEVSEAIKNNVREIMRQYNEILPFQLVEVPDRPPNTGEIRIMFSNGQPNNFGNFYAYAYDPGISDINLRGDIHLSRNFESDQNNAFSRQKGTFGYESLVRQIGFALGLKNPGIASTNPLNNSPVSSTESQPFLQSFQDNNTNTAMSYNFAGVGAVSPMSYDIRALQYLYGFSDARKGNDVYAFDGSNFIGMKQTVWDGGGIDTLDFSQLPGIDSYFFNMNEGGLNTTFSALNGSTYIGVSAVRGEDGSLERAGVGNALLTIADGPHITSSYGTVIGFGVLVENLIGSPVNDFISGNNLDNVINGGPGADTIIGGRGADTLTGGQGSDIFVYAIADGSDRITDFSDGVDKIGLSAGLTFDQLSITGVGADTLIRVAGTGELLAVLAGVPDFAINAGDFTLV from the coding sequence ATGGTTCAGGGCGTTTTCACAGATCCCAGCGTTGAATTTTTTCCCTTTGAACAAGAAATATTCGATCGCGATTTTTATCTCGCGGCCAACCCCGACGTTGCCGCCGCCGGATTCAATGACGAGCAACTATTAAATCACTTCCTCAACAATGGAATTGATGAAGGCCGGCGATTTTCTCTCGTATTTGATTTTAACTTTTACCGCGCCGCAAATCCAGATTTAGCTGGGTTAAGTAATCGGGATCTATTGAATCATTTTAAAACATCAGGAATCAGCGAAGGTCGGCTATTTTCCCCATTTATTGACCTGGACTTCTACATTCAATCATATAGAAAGAGAAACGAATTAACCACCGCAGTTCCCGAAGATTTTAACCCCATAGAATCAGCGAACCGACAATGGCTCCGGTTATTAGTGAACCAACTACAAACCGCTCCAGCACAACCAGAAGAAGGAGAAGATTTTTTCCGCTTTTCTCCCTACATTGATATTCAAGAAATTTACCTACCCACTAACCCGGATTTAGTCAACGCTGGTTTCAACGTCAAACAAGCCTTACAACACTTACAACTGTTTGGCCTAAATGAAGGTCGCCGGTTTTCGATTATTTTCGATCCGAAATACTATGTCGAAAATAATCGGGAGCTTCAGTCGGCTAATTTCAACAGTCGCACCGCCTTAGAACACTTTATCCGATTTGGTATCAACGAAAATCGCCGTCCCTCCCTGCTGTATGATACTCAATATTATCGAGATAACAACCAAGATTTAAAAGAACAAAATCTCAATAATAAGGAATTAATCAATCATTTTCGTCTGATTGGTTTGCCCGACGAACAACGGCAATCTTCTGTATATTTTGCCCCTAGAGCTATTGATGCTTTACTCCAAAATCAAACCGTTGCCGAAAATCCTGATGAAGCTTTGGCAGCGAATAACATTTTACAGCCGAAACAAAAGTGGAACACCAGGGTTAATGGCACCCTGACTTATAGCTTTGTGACCCAAGCTAGTGCCGGTCTTTATACCGGGGTAGAAAGTGGGGTCGGGGAGGTCAGCGAAGCGATTAAAAATAATGTCCGGGAAATCATGCGGCAGTATAATGAAATTCTGCCATTTCAATTGGTGGAGGTGCCGGACAGACCCCCGAATACCGGGGAAATTAGAATTATGTTTTCTAACGGACAACCAAATAATTTTGGCAACTTTTATGCTTATGCTTATGACCCTGGAATTAGTGATATTAATTTACGGGGTGATATCCATTTAAGTAGAAATTTTGAGTCGGATCAAAATAATGCTTTTTCTCGACAAAAAGGCACTTTTGGCTATGAGTCTTTGGTACGGCAAATCGGGTTTGCTTTAGGACTGAAAAATCCGGGGATTGCTAGTACCAATCCTTTAAATAATTCCCCCGTAAGTTCCACAGAATCTCAGCCATTCTTACAGTCTTTTCAAGATAATAATACGAATACGGCGATGAGTTATAATTTTGCCGGGGTAGGCGCGGTTAGCCCGATGTCTTATGATATTCGGGCGCTGCAATACCTGTATGGGTTTAGTGATGCCAGAAAGGGCAATGATGTCTATGCCTTTGATGGCAGTAATTTTATCGGGATGAAACAGACCGTCTGGGATGGGGGTGGCATCGATACCCTGGATTTTTCCCAATTGCCGGGGATTGATAGTTATTTCTTTAATATGAATGAGGGGGGACTGAATACCACCTTTAGTGCCCTGAATGGTTCCACCTATATCGGGGTGTCAGCGGTTAGAGGTGAAGATGGGAGTTTAGAACGGGCTGGAGTTGGTAATGCCCTCTTGACGATCGCCGATGGGCCACATATTACCAGTAGTTATGGCACGGTGATTGGTTTTGGGGTGCTGGTTGAGAATTTGATTGGTTCTCCCGTGAATGATTTTATTTCGGGCAATAATCTGGATAATGTGATTAACGGTGGCCCTGGGGCGGATACGATTATCGGTGGCAGAGGCGCCGATACCCTGACCGGGGGGCAGGGTTCTGATATTTTTGTGTATGCGATCGCCGATGGTTCTGACCGGATTACGGATTTTAGCGATGGGGTGGATAAGATTGGTTTGTCCGCTGGGCTGACCTTTGACCAGTTGTCGATTACTGGAGTGGGCGCCGATACGTTGATTCGGGTTGCCGGTACGGGTGAGCTTTTGGCGGTATTAGCTGGGGTGCCGGATTTTGCGATTAATGCCGGGGATTTTACCTTGGTGTAA
- a CDS encoding dienelactone hydrolase family protein — MSEQQILTHQVKVVNGDLQLSAYLAQPVGQGTFPGVIVFQEVFGVNAHIRDVTERIAKQGYVAIAPAIFQRTAPNFETGYTEKDLEIGRYHKDLTTADQLLSDTQATINYLKSLPVTTDNFGCIGFCFGGHVAYLAATLPDIKATASFYGGGIATMTPGGGEPTITRTPEINGSIYLFFGNQDPLIPNEQGDQIEAELQKHQISHRVFRYDGTDHGFFCDRRASYNPSAAADAWTHVLQLYGETLKTSH, encoded by the coding sequence ATGTCAGAACAGCAAATACTTACTCATCAGGTTAAAGTTGTCAACGGAGATTTGCAACTTTCCGCCTATTTAGCCCAACCTGTGGGTCAAGGGACATTTCCAGGGGTGATCGTGTTCCAAGAGGTCTTTGGGGTCAATGCCCATATTCGGGATGTCACCGAACGCATTGCCAAACAAGGATATGTGGCGATCGCCCCAGCAATTTTTCAACGCACTGCCCCCAACTTTGAAACCGGATACACCGAAAAAGACCTAGAAATCGGCAGATATCATAAAGACCTCACCACCGCCGACCAACTCCTGAGTGATACCCAAGCCACCATCAACTACCTGAAAAGCTTGCCCGTCACCACGGATAACTTTGGCTGCATTGGCTTCTGCTTTGGCGGTCACGTCGCTTACCTGGCGGCGACATTACCGGACATCAAAGCCACCGCCTCATTTTATGGCGGCGGAATTGCCACCATGACCCCTGGAGGCGGTGAACCTACCATCACCCGCACCCCAGAAATCAACGGCAGCATTTACCTATTCTTCGGCAACCAAGACCCCCTCATTCCCAATGAACAGGGCGATCAAATTGAAGCCGAACTTCAGAAACATCAAATCTCTCATCGCGTCTTTCGCTACGATGGAACCGACCACGGTTTCTTCTGCGATCGACGGGCTAGTTACAACCCCAGCGCCGCCGCAGATGCTTGGACTCACGTCTTACAACTCTATGGCGAAACCCTCAAAACCTCTCACTAA
- a CDS encoding GntR family transcriptional regulator, translating into MVDFHIQSDSEISASNQLFNQIRFAIASRQYSPGEKLPSTRALAMQTGLHRNTISKVYEQLEAIGLVESQAGSGIYVKAEGSPGQRPIKSYILEQHPQASEIVQKSVDKLIALGCTLNETRELFLGEIDWRLRCSARILVTAPSQDIGIGKWMRWELEEALATPVQLVALEELADVLAQAPSGTVVTTRYFIGKAEEIAKPKSVRVLPIDIYDHAKEEAIVKQLPKDSCLGLVSISPGWLRATEVIINSMRGDELLVITAQLEDAYKLNSIVRRARVIGCDPASLPSVKAAIAAAKEDLIRAPQVYCIDHYINPDSINRLKRELGLS; encoded by the coding sequence ATGGTTGATTTTCATATTCAGTCTGATAGCGAAATTTCTGCGTCGAACCAATTATTTAATCAAATTCGGTTTGCGATCGCCTCTCGGCAATATTCTCCGGGGGAAAAGCTACCGAGTACCCGTGCGTTGGCCATGCAGACGGGTTTACACCGGAATACGATTAGCAAAGTTTATGAACAATTAGAAGCGATCGGGTTGGTAGAATCCCAAGCGGGTTCGGGGATTTATGTCAAAGCCGAAGGCTCTCCAGGCCAACGGCCTATCAAATCTTACATCTTAGAACAACATCCCCAAGCGAGTGAGATTGTGCAGAAAAGTGTTGACAAGCTAATTGCTCTGGGTTGCACGCTCAATGAAACCAGAGAGCTATTTTTAGGAGAAATTGATTGGCGTTTACGGTGTAGTGCGCGAATTCTGGTGACAGCCCCGTCCCAAGATATTGGCATTGGTAAGTGGATGCGTTGGGAGTTAGAAGAAGCCCTGGCAACGCCGGTGCAACTTGTGGCTTTGGAGGAGTTGGCTGACGTGCTGGCCCAAGCGCCTTCGGGAACGGTGGTGACGACTCGTTATTTTATTGGCAAAGCGGAGGAGATCGCCAAGCCCAAGTCGGTACGAGTTTTGCCGATTGATATTTATGACCATGCCAAAGAAGAGGCGATTGTCAAACAGCTACCCAAGGATAGCTGTCTGGGTCTGGTAAGCATTAGTCCCGGTTGGTTGCGAGCCACGGAAGTGATTATTAATAGTATGCGGGGGGATGAATTACTGGTGATTACCGCCCAACTGGAAGATGCCTATAAGCTCAATTCGATTGTCCGTCGGGCAAGGGTGATCGGCTGTGACCCCGCCAGTTTACCTTCCGTGAAAGCGGCGATCGCAGCGGCTAAAGAAGACCTAATTCGCGCCCCGCAAGTTTACTGTATCGACCATTACATCAACCCGGATTCAATTAATCGGCTCAAACGAGAACTAGGACTTAGTTGA
- a CDS encoding PAS domain S-box protein has translation MSERQLAMQIEDLSRQIAELQTTLQAEIKARQQVESLFWEQQISQNTGDLANSSTEEPLRENRRKCSLQWINHILNTIADPIFVKNEGHRYLVVNDAFCQLVGYPREQLIGQSDEQIFPEVDLFREQEKRVLALGSPVEYEANFTNAVGNTYVISTKIYCVEDVGAEKFLVGIGREISQQKEMELTMLECQERFLDIMDQAAVGIAQLSLDGQFLWTNSGFGKIVGYSESELLEMKFQDLTHSADLDSSLELCQALINDLIPKFSREKRYIHKNGAVVWGNVTVSLARNHEGKPKYFVAFLTDISDRKRTEQALQDSEHRYYSLMQVSPVGIFHLDASGECVYANPHACEIAGLGLVDMLGEGWIQNVHPEDRLAVFEQLQQIHSDRQKVTGKYRFLRANNQVTWVLSEAIAQFDQDTKITGYVWTVTNINELKVTEEALRQSEEQFRHTFEYAPIGMAIQSLNGPFQRVNQGLCEPLGYTAEELLGKSFADLIHPEEVMAFLEQQQHLLADEIASFRMENRYLAKDGHVVHALLKMVLVRDFRGEPLHLLGQFVDISDRKQVEQQLVHDAFHDALTGLPNRAMFLERVSTALKRIKRYPHQLFAVLFLDVDRFKIVNDSMGPVMGDRLLIAIADKLNQCLRSTDMVARLGGDEFSILLEDIKDIKDATKVADRILELLGSPFTLNGYEVVTTASIGIAMLSPTYEQPEQVLRDADIAMYRAKRAGKARYEIFDKVMYSYALGLLQLENDLRRAIEKREFKLHYQPITSLVSASLTGFEALVRWHHPEKGMVSPVEFIPIAEETGLIVPLGEWVLREACQQMKQWQDQFSWVAPLKMSVNLSAKQLREKQLIQKIDDILLETNLNPNCLKLEITESVLMENTEVVAKILWQLRSRNIELSLDDFGTGYSSLSYLHSFPVNTVKIDRSFVSRMNDNEENSEIVKAIVTLAHTLGMDAVAEGIETSEQLAQLKSLACEQGQGYFFSKPLDSQAATELLANAPTWFNHGEA, from the coding sequence ATGTCTGAACGGCAACTAGCAATGCAAATCGAGGATCTCAGTAGACAAATAGCCGAATTGCAGACCACATTGCAAGCAGAAATCAAGGCTCGTCAGCAAGTTGAGTCTTTATTCTGGGAACAGCAAATCTCCCAAAACACAGGAGACTTAGCCAATTCAAGCACTGAGGAGCCACTTAGGGAAAATCGCCGAAAATGCTCGCTACAGTGGATCAATCACATTCTGAATACCATTGCGGATCCCATTTTTGTTAAGAATGAAGGACACCGTTATTTAGTTGTCAACGATGCTTTTTGCCAACTGGTTGGATATCCCCGAGAACAGTTGATTGGTCAGTCCGACGAGCAGATTTTTCCCGAAGTTGACCTGTTCCGAGAACAAGAGAAACGGGTCTTAGCCTTGGGGTCTCCGGTGGAATATGAGGCGAATTTTACCAACGCCGTGGGTAACACTTATGTTATCTCCACAAAGATATATTGTGTTGAGGATGTGGGGGCAGAAAAATTCTTGGTGGGGATCGGTCGAGAAATTAGCCAGCAAAAGGAAATGGAGTTGACCATGCTGGAATGTCAAGAGCGTTTTCTGGATATCATGGATCAAGCCGCAGTTGGCATTGCTCAACTGTCACTGGATGGTCAGTTTTTGTGGACGAATTCTGGTTTTGGCAAAATTGTCGGTTATTCTGAGTCAGAATTATTAGAAATGAAGTTCCAGGATTTGACTCATTCCGCAGATTTGGACTCAAGTCTAGAGTTATGTCAGGCATTAATTAATGATTTAATTCCTAAGTTTTCGCGGGAAAAGCGGTATATTCACAAAAATGGTGCAGTGGTTTGGGGCAATGTTACTGTATCTTTGGCGCGAAATCACGAGGGAAAACCGAAATATTTTGTGGCGTTTTTGACGGATATTAGCGATCGCAAACGCACGGAACAAGCATTACAAGACAGCGAACATCGATATTATAGCTTGATGCAGGTTTCTCCCGTGGGAATTTTCCATTTAGATGCCAGTGGAGAATGTGTTTATGCTAATCCTCACGCTTGTGAAATCGCTGGGTTGGGACTGGTTGATATGTTGGGAGAAGGATGGATTCAAAATGTTCATCCCGAAGATCGTCTAGCGGTGTTTGAGCAGTTGCAACAGATCCACAGCGATCGCCAAAAAGTGACTGGTAAATATCGGTTTTTACGGGCTAATAATCAGGTGACTTGGGTTTTGTCAGAGGCGATCGCTCAATTTGACCAAGACACGAAAATCACTGGCTATGTTTGGACGGTGACAAATATTAATGAATTGAAAGTCACTGAGGAAGCATTGCGTCAAAGTGAAGAGCAATTTCGTCATACATTTGAATATGCCCCCATTGGGATGGCGATCCAGTCTTTGAATGGGCCATTTCAGCGGGTGAATCAAGGATTGTGTGAACCTTTGGGCTACACCGCTGAGGAATTGTTAGGCAAAAGTTTTGCGGATTTAATCCATCCAGAGGAAGTGATGGCATTTCTGGAACAACAGCAGCATTTATTAGCCGATGAAATTGCTTCTTTTCGAATGGAAAATCGCTATTTGGCTAAAGATGGTCATGTAGTTCATGCTTTGTTAAAAATGGTGTTAGTGCGGGACTTTAGGGGAGAACCGCTACATTTGCTCGGTCAATTTGTGGATATTAGCGATCGCAAACAAGTCGAGCAACAATTAGTTCACGATGCTTTCCATGATGCTCTCACTGGTCTGCCTAATCGGGCGATGTTTTTGGAACGAGTTTCCACCGCACTGAAACGAATTAAACGATATCCCCATCAGCTATTTGCTGTGTTATTTTTAGATGTGGATCGCTTCAAAATTGTCAATGATAGTATGGGGCCGGTGATGGGCGATCGACTGTTAATTGCGATCGCTGATAAACTGAATCAATGTCTGCGGTCTACGGATATGGTAGCCCGTTTGGGCGGCGATGAATTTAGTATTTTACTCGAAGATATTAAAGATATTAAAGATGCCACAAAAGTCGCAGATCGCATTTTAGAACTGCTGGGTTCACCCTTTACTTTAAATGGTTATGAAGTCGTCACCACTGCGAGTATTGGCATTGCCATGCTATCTCCGACCTATGAACAACCAGAGCAAGTCCTCCGAGATGCAGATATTGCCATGTATCGAGCCAAACGCGCTGGCAAAGCTCGGTATGAAATATTTGATAAAGTAATGTATTCCTATGCTTTGGGTTTATTACAGTTAGAAAATGACTTGCGAAGAGCCATAGAAAAACGCGAATTTAAATTACACTATCAACCAATTACCTCTTTAGTATCCGCCAGCTTAACTGGCTTTGAAGCATTGGTGCGTTGGCATCATCCAGAGAAAGGCATGGTTTCCCCGGTGGAATTTATTCCTATTGCGGAAGAAACCGGGTTAATTGTGCCTTTGGGTGAGTGGGTACTCCGGGAAGCTTGTCAGCAAATGAAGCAATGGCAAGACCAATTTTCCTGGGTTGCTCCTTTGAAAATGAGTGTGAATCTTTCGGCAAAACAGCTTAGGGAGAAGCAATTAATTCAGAAGATTGATGACATTTTACTAGAAACTAATTTAAATCCCAATTGCCTGAAGTTAGAAATTACTGAAAGTGTGTTAATGGAAAATACCGAGGTAGTGGCGAAAATTCTCTGGCAACTGCGATCGCGCAATATTGAGTTAAGTCTGGACGATTTTGGCACCGGCTATTCTTCCTTAAGCTATTTACATAGTTTCCCCGTCAATACAGTGAAAATTGACCGTTCTTTTGTCAGTCGTATGAACGACAACGAAGAAAACTCAGAAATCGTCAAAGCCATTGTCACCCTGGCGCATACTTTGGGCATGGATGCAGTAGCCGAAGGCATCGAAACCTCTGAACAATTAGCCCAATTAAAATCCCTAGCTTGTGAACAAGGACAAGGTTATTTCTTTTCTAAACCCTTAGATAGTCAAGCGGCAACGGAGTTATTAGCCAACGCCCCAACTTGGTTTAATCACGGGGAAGCATGA
- a CDS encoding thioesterase family protein, translated as MSFTYLRTIRFQDTDAAGVVYFSNVLAICHEAYEASLLSAEFNLKDFFRNPEVAIPIVHASVDFFRPMFCGDRLCVELTPHQLNDNSFEIAYEIFPDPKLTQNCLAKALTRHVCINPRDRRRQPLSPPMIQWLTTGIDDL; from the coding sequence ATGTCATTCACCTACTTGCGGACGATTCGCTTCCAAGACACTGACGCAGCGGGAGTGGTCTATTTTAGTAATGTTTTGGCCATATGCCATGAAGCTTATGAAGCTTCACTGTTGTCCGCAGAATTTAATCTGAAAGATTTTTTTCGCAACCCGGAGGTGGCGATTCCCATTGTTCATGCTAGTGTGGATTTTTTCCGACCCATGTTTTGCGGCGATCGCCTCTGTGTGGAGTTAACCCCCCATCAATTAAATGACAACTCCTTTGAAATTGCTTATGAAATTTTCCCAGATCCCAAACTCACTCAGAATTGCCTTGCCAAAGCCTTAACTCGCCATGTCTGTATTAATCCCCGCGATCGCCGCCGACAACCCTTATCCCCACCGATGATCCAGTGGTTGACCACAGGAATTGATGATTTATAG
- a CDS encoding 2-succinylbenzoate--CoA ligase: protein MNYWILSTLTTRNHQGWLKGIDGQKIEAIAQQKFQEISDRSPDCPGKIILCDADPEQFIGNFIAAVEAKCPIFLANPHWQAQEWQQVFDYLQPDIIWGNDLAHLQKYLKKPATAKKSDQFFPLPKNQAAIMIPTGGSSGKIRFTIHTWETLTASVSGFTEYFQVSKVNSFCVLPLYHVSGLMQFIRSFTTGGTLAIFPSYKEILNVLTSESREVIPCQKYLQEINPENFFISLVPTQLSRFLEQAIAADWLSQFATVLLGGAPPWPELLEKAREYHVKLAPTYGMTETASQIVTLKPSAFLAGNQTCGQVLPHAQVRICNEDGQPLGVNQIGLIKIRAKSLALGYYPDMASFSLCEDNSPEFTADDLGFFDADGDINIVGRRSDKIITGGENVFPAEVEAAIRTTGLVADVCAIALPDPDWGQAIAAVYVPNHLTVSPESLKIELVDRLAKYKQPKHWVPVTELPRNAQGKINRVSLYQIAQAWRLSQPQTTN, encoded by the coding sequence ATGAACTATTGGATATTATCAACATTAACCACCCGAAATCATCAAGGTTGGCTCAAAGGAATTGACGGGCAAAAAATCGAGGCGATCGCCCAGCAAAAATTTCAGGAAATTAGCGATCGCTCCCCGGATTGTCCGGGGAAAATTATCCTTTGTGACGCTGACCCGGAGCAATTTATTGGCAATTTTATCGCCGCAGTCGAGGCCAAATGTCCCATTTTTTTAGCCAATCCGCACTGGCAAGCACAAGAATGGCAGCAGGTCTTTGATTACCTCCAGCCCGATATTATTTGGGGCAATGATTTAGCACATTTACAGAAATATCTCAAAAAACCGGCAACAGCCAAAAAATCTGACCAGTTTTTTCCCTTACCCAAAAACCAAGCAGCGATTATGATTCCCACGGGCGGATCTTCGGGAAAAATTCGCTTTACCATTCATACTTGGGAAACTTTAACCGCATCAGTCAGCGGATTTACGGAGTATTTTCAAGTCTCAAAAGTGAATTCCTTTTGTGTTTTACCCCTGTATCATGTTAGTGGTTTGATGCAATTTATTCGCTCGTTCACTACCGGCGGAACTTTGGCAATTTTCCCCTCTTATAAAGAAATTTTAAATGTCCTCACTTCAGAATCTCGCGAGGTAATCCCCTGTCAAAAATATCTGCAAGAAATTAACCCGGAAAATTTTTTTATTTCCCTTGTACCCACCCAGCTTTCTCGCTTCCTAGAACAGGCGATCGCCGCCGATTGGTTATCACAATTTGCCACGGTGCTTCTCGGTGGCGCCCCCCCATGGCCAGAATTATTAGAAAAAGCTAGAGAGTATCACGTTAAATTAGCACCGACCTACGGCATGACGGAAACAGCCTCCCAAATTGTCACCTTAAAACCCAGCGCTTTCTTAGCTGGGAATCAGACTTGTGGTCAAGTTTTACCTCATGCCCAAGTGAGAATTTGTAATGAAGATGGTCAGCCATTAGGGGTTAATCAAATTGGCCTAATTAAGATTAGAGCTAAATCTTTAGCCCTGGGTTATTATCCCGATATGGCATCGTTTTCCCTATGTGAGGATAATTCACCAGAGTTTACCGCTGATGATTTGGGTTTTTTTGATGCCGATGGTGACATAAATATTGTGGGACGCCGCAGCGACAAAATTATTACAGGTGGGGAAAATGTGTTTCCCGCTGAGGTAGAAGCGGCAATTAGAACTACTGGTTTAGTTGCCGATGTTTGCGCGATCGCCTTACCCGATCCTGACTGGGGTCAAGCGATCGCCGCTGTTTATGTTCCTAACCATTTAACCGTTTCCCCGGAATCTCTGAAAATCGAGTTAGTAGATCGGTTGGCTAAGTATAAGCAGCCAAAACATTGGGTGCCGGTGACAGAGTTACCTCGGAATGCTCAGGGAAAAATCAACCGCGTCAGCCTCTATCAAATTGCCCAAGCATGGCGTCTTAGCCAACCGCAAACAACTAACTAA
- a CDS encoding o-succinylbenzoate synthase, translated as MEYKFEFRPYQRQFRVPVKTSHGTWDLRKGIILRLTDEKGKEGFGEIAPVSWLGSETFEQALDFCQQLPKVITPTNIFSVPDELPACQFGIESAWETITTHALTLSGMPLEDLPDPTSEPEMCSGLLPPGQAAILACKILWKKGYRTFKWKIGVIPIQLELRILEQLVQSILEDFSADDSISLRLDANGGLTDVEASQWLHVCDRAGKIIEFLEQPLPVDQFDQMKKLSDRFSTPIALDESVVTLKQMKEVYQKGWNGIFVIKPSIAGSPSQIRQFCKSKNIDAVFSSVFETEIGREAALRLASELNTKHNRPVGFGVNHWFDDNFDVHQLWHD; from the coding sequence ATGGAATACAAATTTGAATTTCGTCCCTACCAGCGCCAATTCCGAGTCCCGGTCAAAACCAGTCATGGCACCTGGGATCTCCGAAAAGGTATTATCCTGCGTCTCACCGATGAGAAAGGGAAAGAAGGTTTCGGTGAAATTGCCCCAGTGAGTTGGTTGGGGTCAGAAACCTTTGAGCAAGCTTTAGACTTTTGTCAACAACTCCCCAAGGTGATTACACCAACGAATATTTTTTCAGTTCCCGACGAGTTACCCGCTTGTCAATTTGGGATTGAATCAGCCTGGGAAACCATTACCACTCATGCACTCACCCTGAGTGGAATGCCATTAGAGGATTTGCCAGATCCTACTTCAGAACCGGAAATGTGTAGTGGTTTACTTCCCCCTGGACAAGCGGCCATCCTTGCCTGCAAGATTCTCTGGAAAAAAGGATATCGTACCTTTAAGTGGAAAATTGGTGTGATTCCCATTCAGTTAGAACTGCGAATTTTAGAGCAGTTAGTCCAGTCAATTCTGGAAGATTTTTCTGCCGATGACTCGATTTCCCTTCGCTTAGATGCCAATGGCGGACTGACGGATGTGGAAGCGAGTCAATGGTTGCACGTTTGCGATCGCGCTGGGAAAATTATTGAATTTTTAGAGCAACCGTTGCCGGTGGATCAGTTTGACCAGATGAAGAAATTAAGCGATCGCTTTTCCACCCCCATTGCCTTAGATGAATCAGTCGTCACCCTGAAGCAAATGAAAGAGGTTTATCAAAAAGGTTGGAACGGAATTTTTGTGATTAAACCGAGTATTGCCGGTTCTCCTTCCCAAATTCGTCAGTTTTGCAAATCGAAAAATATTGATGCGGTCTTTTCATCGGTTTTTGAAACCGAAATAGGCCGCGAAGCTGCCCTGAGATTAGCTTCAGAATTAAATACTAAACATAATCGGCCTGTGGGATTTGGGGTCAACCATTGGTTTGATGATAATTTTGATGTTCATCAACTTTGGCATGATTAA